A single region of the Aeromicrobium chenweiae genome encodes:
- a CDS encoding acyltransferase family protein yields the protein MSTAQHVSGGSATLTKPDHGRTIRLDIEGMRTIAVGSVLIAHAGVPFMAGGFVGVDVFFVLSGFLITGLLAREVSRSGRVSLSTFWARRMKRLLPASATVLVFSALVTYLFLPITQRKDFGGDIISAAAYVVNWRLADRGVDYLAEDIGQSPVQHYWSLAVEEQFYVVWPILMLLIGLVAAKRWKRGAFVVLGLATVASFAYSVQQTADSPATAYFVSTTRIWELGIGALLALAATQVDRLPSALKAFGGWLGIALIAYAVFVFDDATTWPGVNALVPTVGAALMIASGLSPTPGSPQRLLSIKPMVWIGGLSYSIYLWHWPILVAAQAERPDMRLRYVVLLMILSIIPAYLSSRFIENPIRFGTFFKPNGRAIGMGLALTAVGVGAGLALNASVGLSSSLDEGSVSGSPGAAALLDPANDGVVWSDIKSVDAMRPLPTNAVDDRPPFYDDGSGCQVRAGDPKPKLCEWGDKGSDRTVVIIGDSKMAQWQTALEDMAEDEGWKLVQITKSACPFTDASVDRSNQVDCRQWGRTALQDILDMKPDLVLASHRLQEAMPDGTGAKKPTVDGMADGMARYWKTITDAGIPVVALLDNPAPANQPVYECVAQHAKDLAECSFDRKTGVAESGAVAALRAAKQVPAVKVMDMSDTICPDGGRCSAVIGNVLVYRQGSHLTMTYISTMRKQLADALFTASDGAFGQKLS from the coding sequence ATGTCCACCGCACAGCACGTGTCCGGCGGTAGCGCGACCCTCACGAAGCCCGACCACGGCCGGACCATCCGCCTCGACATCGAGGGCATGCGCACGATCGCGGTCGGGTCGGTCCTCATCGCCCACGCGGGCGTCCCGTTCATGGCCGGCGGCTTCGTCGGCGTCGACGTGTTCTTCGTCCTGTCCGGATTCCTCATCACCGGGCTGCTCGCCCGCGAGGTGTCCCGGTCGGGCCGGGTCAGCCTCAGCACGTTCTGGGCCCGCCGCATGAAGCGGCTCCTGCCGGCGAGCGCGACGGTGCTGGTCTTCTCGGCGCTCGTCACCTACCTGTTCCTGCCCATCACGCAGCGCAAGGACTTCGGCGGCGACATCATCTCCGCGGCGGCGTACGTCGTGAACTGGCGGCTCGCGGACCGGGGCGTGGACTACCTGGCCGAGGACATCGGCCAGTCCCCGGTGCAGCACTACTGGTCCCTGGCGGTGGAGGAGCAGTTCTACGTCGTCTGGCCCATCCTCATGCTGCTGATCGGGCTGGTCGCGGCGAAGCGCTGGAAGCGCGGGGCGTTCGTGGTGCTCGGCCTGGCCACGGTGGCCTCGTTCGCGTACTCCGTGCAGCAGACCGCCGACAGCCCCGCGACGGCGTACTTCGTGTCGACGACCCGCATCTGGGAGCTCGGCATCGGAGCCCTGCTGGCCCTGGCCGCGACGCAGGTCGACCGCCTCCCGTCCGCGCTGAAGGCGTTCGGCGGCTGGCTCGGCATCGCCCTGATCGCCTACGCGGTGTTCGTCTTCGACGACGCGACGACGTGGCCCGGCGTGAACGCCCTCGTGCCGACCGTGGGCGCGGCGCTGATGATCGCGAGCGGGCTGTCGCCCACCCCGGGATCGCCGCAGCGGCTGCTGAGCATCAAGCCCATGGTGTGGATCGGCGGGTTGTCGTACTCGATCTACCTGTGGCACTGGCCGATCCTGGTCGCGGCCCAGGCGGAGCGGCCCGACATGCGGCTGCGCTACGTGGTGCTGCTGATGATCCTGTCGATCATCCCGGCGTACCTGTCGAGCCGGTTCATCGAGAACCCCATCCGGTTCGGGACGTTCTTCAAGCCGAACGGTCGCGCGATCGGCATGGGTCTGGCCCTCACGGCGGTCGGCGTCGGTGCGGGTCTCGCCCTGAACGCCTCGGTCGGCCTCAGCTCGAGCCTCGACGAGGGGAGCGTGTCCGGCAGCCCGGGAGCCGCGGCCCTGCTCGACCCGGCCAACGACGGCGTCGTCTGGAGCGACATCAAGTCCGTCGACGCAATGCGCCCGCTGCCCACGAACGCCGTCGACGACCGGCCCCCGTTCTACGACGACGGCTCGGGCTGCCAGGTCAGGGCCGGCGACCCGAAGCCGAAGCTCTGCGAGTGGGGCGACAAGGGCTCGGACCGCACCGTCGTCATCATCGGCGACTCCAAGATGGCGCAGTGGCAGACCGCGCTGGAGGACATGGCCGAGGACGAGGGCTGGAAGCTCGTCCAGATCACCAAGTCGGCCTGCCCGTTCACCGACGCCAGCGTCGACCGCAGCAACCAGGTCGACTGCCGGCAGTGGGGCCGGACCGCGCTGCAGGACATCCTCGACATGAAGCCCGACCTGGTCCTGGCGTCCCACCGGCTGCAGGAGGCGATGCCCGACGGGACCGGCGCCAAGAAGCCGACGGTCGACGGCATGGCCGACGGCATGGCGCGTTACTGGAAGACGATCACGGACGCCGGCATCCCGGTCGTGGCACTGCTGGACAACCCTGCGCCGGCGAACCAGCCGGTCTACGAGTGCGTCGCGCAGCATGCGAAGGACCTCGCCGAGTGCTCGTTCGACCGGAAGACCGGCGTGGCCGAGTCCGGCGCCGTCGCAGCGCTGCGGGCGGCCAAGCAGGTGCCGGCGGTCAAGGTGATGGACATGAGCGACACGATCTGCCCCGACGGCGGACGCTGCTCGGCGGTCATCGGCAACGTCCTGGTCTACCGCCAGGGCTCGCACCTCACGATGACGTACATCAGCACCATGAGGAAGCAGCTGGCCGACGCGCTCTTCACCGCCTCCGACGGGGCGTTCGGCCAGAAGCTGAGCTAG
- a CDS encoding FAD-binding oxidoreductase, translated as MKGWHAHRDAVDALLESYRRIPPGSRVRLAKKTSNLFRPRAENDTPGLDVSGLDGVIAIDTAAQTADVQGVCTYEDLVAATLRLGFIPYVVPQLRTITLGGAVTGLGIESTSFRNGLPHESVLEMDILTGSGEIVTATPDNEHAQLFEAFPNSYGSLGYATRLKIKLEQVPQYVTLRHVRMADAAQAVKAIETIAETGEWHGERVDGLDGTAFTPDEIYLTLAHFTDTLPSGGPAALSDYTGQQVYYRSIQQRETDALSMNDYIWRWDTDWFWCSGAFGAQNKWIRRIWPARYRRSDVFHKIVGLDEKLGIIKTLDRIKKVPGRERVIQDIEVPLDKVPEFLEWFDAEVGMRPVWLCPLRTTRSWPAYPLEPGTTYVNAGFWGTVEVPADAPAGLVNRKVEEAVHAMGGHKSLYSEAFYDKETFDQMYGGEVLDAARRRYDPDSRLSTLYEKAVRNS; from the coding sequence GTGAAAGGTTGGCACGCACATCGCGACGCCGTTGACGCCCTGTTGGAGTCCTATCGCCGGATTCCGCCGGGCTCGCGGGTACGACTCGCGAAGAAGACCTCCAACCTGTTCCGGCCCCGCGCCGAGAACGACACCCCGGGGCTCGACGTCAGCGGCCTCGACGGCGTCATCGCGATCGACACCGCAGCGCAGACCGCGGACGTCCAGGGCGTCTGCACCTACGAGGACCTCGTGGCCGCGACGCTCCGGCTCGGATTCATCCCGTACGTGGTCCCGCAGCTGCGCACCATCACCCTCGGTGGGGCGGTCACCGGTCTCGGCATCGAGTCGACCTCGTTCCGCAACGGCCTGCCGCACGAGTCCGTCCTCGAGATGGACATCCTCACGGGGTCCGGCGAGATCGTCACGGCGACACCGGACAACGAGCACGCCCAGCTGTTCGAGGCGTTCCCGAACTCGTACGGCAGCCTCGGCTACGCCACGCGCCTGAAGATCAAGCTCGAGCAGGTGCCGCAGTACGTCACCCTGCGGCACGTCCGCATGGCCGACGCGGCCCAGGCGGTCAAGGCGATCGAGACGATCGCCGAGACGGGGGAGTGGCACGGCGAGCGTGTCGACGGGCTCGACGGCACCGCGTTCACGCCCGACGAGATCTACCTGACGCTGGCCCACTTCACCGACACCCTGCCGTCGGGCGGCCCGGCCGCCCTCAGCGACTACACCGGCCAGCAGGTCTACTACCGCTCGATCCAGCAGCGCGAGACCGACGCCCTGTCGATGAACGACTACATCTGGCGCTGGGACACCGACTGGTTCTGGTGCTCGGGCGCGTTCGGCGCGCAGAACAAGTGGATCCGCCGCATCTGGCCCGCGCGCTACCGCCGCAGCGACGTCTTCCACAAGATCGTCGGCCTCGACGAGAAGCTCGGGATCATCAAGACCCTCGACCGGATCAAGAAGGTGCCGGGCCGCGAGCGCGTCATCCAGGACATCGAGGTGCCGCTGGACAAGGTGCCCGAGTTCCTCGAGTGGTTCGACGCCGAGGTCGGGATGCGGCCGGTGTGGCTGTGCCCGCTGCGCACCACCCGCAGCTGGCCGGCCTACCCCCTCGAGCCCGGCACCACGTATGTCAACGCCGGCTTCTGGGGCACCGTCGAGGTGCCCGCGGACGCTCCGGCGGGCCTCGTCAACCGCAAGGTCGAGGAGGCCGTGCACGCCATGGGCGGCCACAAGTCGCTCTACTCAGAGGCCTTCTACGACAAGGAGACCTTCGACCAGATGTACGGCGGCGAGGTGCTCGACGCGGCGCGCCGCAGGTACGACCCGGACAGCCGACTCAGCACGCTGTACGAGAAAGCAGTGAGGAACTCATGA
- a CDS encoding glycosyltransferase family 2 protein produces the protein MTDHLDVLCEQMRYIDVDPYAVASTALRFGFPDALDLLALMATEGREDYAMVSATAERFARSGALHAPAELGERYDARAMGALAQALVGRAYRDSDYASSARMHRLAHALGPVEDQPAGFPRLLLQTHLAAGEHACLDALLADDPDLADDHMAWVIRTDRLGPVATGEGFDPQRWSESFTAVFAPEGLTPVRLGTIARRPFDQLGTVTPAPTVDAGVGPVVTVVMSVYAPDESFEPAVRSILAQTWTSFELLVIDDCSPAEHTARIDAVGGWDARIRVLHMPRNGGTYPIRNRALREARGELMTFQDSDDWSHPERLARQVEVLTRRPDVVMSLSSAVRLTPDLVLNRVGYDATRVNASSMMFRIGAVKERLGGFDPVRKDADSEFRNRLTTVFGEEAVVALPDVCAATQLTADSLSRDDFSFGYRAATRDAYGVDAGHWHERVAAGEVSPFLADDGPRAFPAPATFLSRTPAPVSCDVAYISDWRSGIHRYDGAPRRVGALVDAGLDVHLGQAMNLRHAFRVRRDTLADVLDLRASQQVGWLVWTEPVHSAVTFVDSPELLMFPRSSADVRLTTERLVVAAGMPSCVTERDWVLYDPRTVERAGRELFGVDVEWLPAHEGVAADLRARGAMGTILPPRPTGVVDPARPRSGGARSRPVLATAQLERMGKNRLKGAQIVQSLPPETAYDVRVLDDDGVVPKLFRKNPIPPSWSVLQGVPLPELLSDADFYVGYAPDAWGSGPTWPMLQALAAGAVLVVDPRHRPALGDAAVYAEPADVREVVDALTADAGAYLVQRERGYAFVRSALDPAAFAAYVSGLRP, from the coding sequence GTGACCGATCACCTCGATGTGCTGTGCGAGCAGATGCGCTACATCGATGTCGACCCGTACGCGGTCGCCTCGACCGCGCTCCGGTTCGGCTTCCCGGATGCGCTCGACCTGCTGGCGCTCATGGCCACCGAGGGGCGTGAGGACTACGCGATGGTGTCGGCGACCGCCGAGCGGTTCGCGAGATCGGGTGCCCTGCACGCTCCGGCCGAGCTCGGGGAGAGGTACGACGCCCGGGCGATGGGCGCGCTGGCGCAGGCACTCGTCGGGCGGGCGTACCGCGACTCCGACTACGCCTCGTCGGCCCGGATGCACCGTCTGGCCCACGCCCTGGGGCCGGTCGAGGACCAGCCCGCCGGGTTCCCCCGCCTGCTGCTGCAGACCCATCTCGCCGCAGGGGAGCACGCGTGTCTCGACGCCCTGCTCGCGGACGACCCCGACCTGGCGGACGACCACATGGCCTGGGTCATCCGCACCGACCGTCTGGGTCCCGTCGCGACGGGCGAAGGGTTCGACCCGCAGCGGTGGAGCGAGTCGTTCACCGCGGTGTTCGCTCCCGAGGGACTGACCCCAGTACGCCTCGGGACCATCGCGCGTCGACCGTTCGACCAGCTGGGGACCGTTACGCCCGCGCCGACCGTGGATGCCGGGGTCGGTCCCGTGGTCACGGTCGTGATGTCGGTCTACGCCCCCGACGAGAGCTTCGAGCCCGCCGTGCGGTCGATCCTCGCGCAGACGTGGACGTCGTTCGAGCTGCTCGTGATCGACGACTGCTCCCCGGCCGAGCACACCGCGCGCATCGACGCGGTGGGCGGCTGGGACGCGCGCATCCGGGTGCTGCACATGCCCAGGAACGGTGGGACGTACCCGATCCGCAACCGCGCGCTCCGCGAGGCACGCGGGGAGCTCATGACGTTCCAGGACTCCGACGACTGGTCGCACCCCGAGCGGCTCGCCCGCCAGGTCGAGGTGCTGACGAGGCGACCGGACGTCGTCATGTCCCTCAGCTCGGCGGTGCGGCTCACGCCCGACCTCGTGCTCAACCGGGTCGGCTACGACGCGACCCGCGTCAACGCGTCCTCCATGATGTTCCGCATCGGGGCGGTCAAGGAGCGGCTCGGCGGATTCGACCCGGTCCGCAAGGACGCGGACTCGGAGTTCCGCAACCGGCTCACGACGGTCTTCGGCGAGGAGGCGGTCGTCGCGCTGCCCGACGTCTGCGCCGCGACGCAGCTGACCGCCGACTCGCTCTCGCGCGACGACTTCTCCTTCGGCTATCGCGCGGCCACCCGGGACGCATACGGCGTGGACGCGGGCCACTGGCACGAGCGCGTCGCCGCCGGTGAGGTCTCGCCGTTCCTGGCCGACGACGGTCCTCGCGCGTTCCCGGCGCCCGCGACGTTCCTCAGCCGCACGCCGGCCCCGGTCTCGTGCGACGTCGCGTACATCAGCGACTGGCGAAGCGGGATCCACCGCTACGACGGCGCCCCGCGCCGGGTGGGGGCCCTGGTCGACGCCGGGCTCGACGTCCACCTGGGCCAGGCGATGAACCTGCGCCACGCGTTCCGGGTCCGCCGCGACACCCTCGCGGACGTGCTCGACCTGCGTGCGTCCCAGCAGGTCGGCTGGCTGGTCTGGACCGAGCCCGTCCACTCGGCTGTGACGTTCGTGGACTCCCCGGAGCTGCTCATGTTCCCGCGCAGCAGTGCGGACGTGCGCCTCACGACGGAGCGCCTCGTCGTCGCGGCAGGCATGCCGTCGTGCGTCACGGAGCGGGACTGGGTGCTCTACGACCCCCGAACGGTCGAACGGGCCGGCCGGGAGCTGTTCGGTGTCGACGTCGAGTGGCTGCCCGCCCACGAGGGCGTCGCCGCCGACCTCCGGGCCCGCGGGGCGATGGGGACGATCCTGCCCCCGCGCCCGACCGGTGTCGTCGACCCGGCCCGACCGCGATCCGGCGGCGCGCGGTCCCGCCCGGTCCTGGCGACGGCGCAGCTCGAGCGGATGGGCAAGAACCGGCTGAAGGGCGCGCAGATCGTGCAGAGCCTGCCGCCCGAGACCGCGTACGACGTGCGGGTCCTGGACGACGACGGGGTCGTCCCGAAGCTCTTCCGCAAGAACCCGATCCCCCCGAGCTGGTCGGTCCTGCAGGGCGTCCCGCTCCCGGAGCTGCTGTCCGACGCCGACTTCTACGTGGGCTACGCGCCCGACGCGTGGGGCAGCGGACCGACGTGGCCGATGCTGCAGGCGCTCGCCGCAGGAGCCGTCCTCGTCGTCGACCCGCGGCACCGGCCCGCACTGGGCGACGCGGCGGTCTACGCCGAGCCGGCCGACGTCCGCGAGGTCGTGGACGCGCTGACGGCCGACGCCGGGGCGTACCTCGTCCAGCGCGAGAGGGGCTACGCGTTCGTGCGCTCCGCGCTCGACCCGGCCGCGTTCGCCGCCTACGTCTCGGGTCTTCGCCCCTGA
- a CDS encoding SAM-dependent methyltransferase translates to MTTEVGVRLSIADALGRLMKDGLPFRFEAFDGSVAGPVDAPFTLRLLNERGLAYLMTAPGDLGFARAYVAGDLELDGIHPGDPYEAMVLIMSQLRFKVPSAAEMLQIVRSLGFGNLKPPPPPAEEHLPKWRRALEGMRHNKRRDADAIQHHYDVSNRFYELVLGPSMTYTCAVFPTADATLEQAQHEKYDLIARKLDLKPGQRLLDVGCGWGGMVRHAAKHYGVKALGVTLSREQAAWAQEEIKRQGLEDLAEVRYGDYRDVTEDGFDALSSIGMTEHIGVKQYDEYFGFLQSRIKVGGRLLNHCITRPNNKITTTGAFIDRYVFPDGELTGVGRITMAAQDAGLEVRHVENLREHYALTLKGWTDNLVANWDEALQEVTVGRAKVWGIYMAGSRLAFERNEIELHHVLAVKTDEKGNASWPLRPTWLS, encoded by the coding sequence ATGACCACAGAAGTAGGCGTACGTCTCAGCATCGCCGACGCGCTCGGCCGACTCATGAAGGACGGGCTGCCCTTCCGGTTCGAGGCCTTCGACGGCAGCGTCGCGGGCCCGGTCGATGCGCCGTTCACGCTGCGGCTGCTCAACGAGCGCGGCCTGGCGTACCTGATGACGGCGCCGGGCGACCTGGGCTTCGCGCGCGCGTACGTCGCGGGCGACCTGGAGCTCGACGGCATCCACCCGGGCGATCCGTACGAGGCGATGGTGCTCATCATGAGCCAGCTGCGCTTCAAGGTGCCGTCCGCGGCCGAGATGCTGCAGATCGTGCGCAGCCTCGGCTTCGGCAACCTCAAGCCCCCGCCGCCGCCGGCCGAGGAGCACCTGCCCAAGTGGCGTCGTGCGCTCGAGGGCATGCGCCACAACAAGCGCCGTGACGCCGACGCGATCCAGCACCACTACGACGTCTCCAACCGCTTCTACGAGCTGGTGCTCGGTCCGTCCATGACCTACACCTGCGCGGTCTTCCCGACGGCAGACGCGACGCTGGAGCAGGCGCAGCACGAGAAGTACGACCTCATCGCGCGCAAGCTGGACCTCAAGCCGGGACAGCGCCTGCTGGATGTCGGCTGCGGCTGGGGCGGCATGGTCCGCCACGCGGCGAAGCACTACGGCGTCAAGGCGCTCGGCGTGACGCTGTCGCGTGAGCAGGCCGCGTGGGCGCAGGAGGAGATCAAGCGGCAGGGCCTCGAGGATCTCGCCGAGGTCCGGTACGGCGACTACCGCGACGTCACCGAGGACGGCTTCGACGCGCTGAGCTCGATCGGCATGACCGAGCACATCGGCGTCAAGCAGTACGACGAGTACTTCGGCTTCCTGCAGAGCCGCATCAAGGTCGGCGGCCGCCTGCTCAACCACTGCATCACCCGACCCAACAACAAGATCACCACGACGGGCGCGTTCATCGACCGCTACGTGTTCCCCGACGGTGAGCTCACCGGCGTCGGCCGCATCACGATGGCGGCGCAGGACGCGGGCCTCGAGGTGCGGCACGTCGAGAACCTGCGCGAGCACTACGCCCTGACCCTCAAGGGCTGGACCGACAACCTCGTGGCGAACTGGGACGAGGCGCTCCAGGAGGTCACGGTGGGCCGGGCGAAGGTCTGGGGCATCTACATGGCCGGCTCCCGCCTCGCGTTCGAGCGCAACGAGATCGAGCTGCACCACGTCCTCGCGGTCAAGACCGACGAGAAGGGCAACGCCAGCTGGCCGCTGCGGCCGACCTGGCTCAGCTGA
- a CDS encoding nucleotide sugar dehydrogenase encodes MSVDMAIIGLGYVGLPLAQQAARSGLTVTGFDVNAGMVETLNGGTSHIDDLSDADIAEMISLGFTASTDETVLADADAIVICVPTPLSLEGEPDLGAVIAATTTIARQLRPGHLVVLESTTYPGTTDEVVRPILEKGGLVAGVDFHLAFSPERVDPGNPTYGIANTPKVVGGHTPKSTEVATGFYGRFIDTVVPSKGTREAEMTKLLENTYRHINIALVNEMAQFCHEMDIDLWEVIRNAATKPFGFQAFYPGPGVGGHCIPIDPNYLSFKVRSTLGRPFQFVELAQSINLQMPSYVVERVADLLNDAGRALNGSTILLLGVTYKPNIADQRESPATPLAGLLRDKAAKLLFHDPRVESWAPGGVEVTRADDLDEALRTADVTVLLQNHREYDLEHIAATARTLFDTKGATDVPGVERL; translated from the coding sequence TTGTCCGTCGACATGGCCATCATCGGACTCGGCTACGTCGGTCTCCCCCTGGCGCAGCAGGCCGCTCGGTCGGGACTCACCGTCACCGGTTTCGACGTCAACGCCGGCATGGTCGAGACGCTCAACGGGGGAACCAGCCACATCGACGACCTGTCGGACGCCGACATCGCCGAGATGATCTCGCTCGGGTTCACCGCCTCGACCGACGAGACCGTGCTCGCGGACGCCGACGCGATCGTCATCTGCGTCCCCACACCGCTGTCGCTCGAGGGCGAGCCCGACCTCGGCGCGGTCATCGCCGCGACCACGACGATCGCGCGCCAGCTCCGTCCGGGCCACCTCGTCGTCCTGGAGTCCACGACCTACCCGGGCACGACGGACGAGGTCGTCCGGCCCATCCTGGAGAAGGGCGGGCTCGTCGCGGGCGTCGACTTCCACCTCGCGTTCAGCCCGGAGCGGGTCGACCCCGGCAACCCCACCTACGGCATCGCGAACACGCCGAAGGTCGTCGGCGGGCACACGCCGAAGTCCACCGAGGTCGCCACGGGGTTCTACGGACGGTTCATCGACACCGTCGTGCCGTCGAAGGGCACCCGCGAGGCCGAGATGACCAAGCTGCTGGAGAACACGTACCGGCACATCAACATCGCCCTGGTCAACGAGATGGCGCAGTTCTGCCACGAGATGGACATCGACCTGTGGGAGGTCATCCGCAACGCGGCGACCAAGCCGTTCGGCTTCCAGGCGTTCTACCCCGGTCCCGGCGTCGGCGGGCACTGCATCCCGATCGACCCCAACTACCTGTCGTTCAAGGTGCGCTCGACGCTCGGCCGGCCGTTCCAGTTCGTCGAGCTGGCCCAGTCGATCAACCTGCAGATGCCCTCGTACGTCGTGGAGCGCGTCGCCGACCTGCTCAACGACGCGGGCCGGGCGCTGAACGGCTCGACGATCCTGCTGCTCGGCGTCACCTACAAGCCCAACATCGCCGACCAGCGCGAGTCGCCCGCGACGCCGCTGGCCGGGCTGCTGCGCGACAAGGCCGCGAAGCTGCTGTTCCACGACCCCCGCGTCGAGTCCTGGGCGCCCGGCGGCGTCGAGGTCACCCGCGCGGACGACCTCGACGAGGCGCTGCGCACCGCCGACGTGACGGTGCTGCTGCAGAACCACCGCGAGTACGACCTCGAGCACATCGCTGCGACGGCCCGCACCCTGTTCGACACCAAGGGCGCCACCGACGTGCCGGGCGTCGAGCGCCTCTAG
- a CDS encoding CDP-glycerol glycerophosphotransferase family protein, which produces MSGTAPVRLVAASLHGLDVIDGGRTLRLTGTCRRPGTDGAEPPADQTLTLHWSAPDGTEAVRVVTEPRLRYEDGAYRWTGYVADVPIDRIPAGTTGLEIELTAPGGEPSRVAVHAAPGALAASRPIVTSGKRLQLYPSASELAEVVTQAYPAAFAGIRWRAGRAVRALKDIVRRRPYAFVQPLRTLTRPFFLGREIWLVGERADTARDNGFHLFTYLRRERPDIQAYYVLDPSSDRFEELSALGRVVRHSSWRHRVLMVQATVLANAYSVKHMLPSRWKKQHYLRQLGWRTGGAYRVYLKHGVHLNTKDVRRRTGGYDLFLTASPAETQAARATSGYDRQIAETGMPRFDALVPTPPSRTILYMPTWRRYLAPELFSTGSSGEIPFGGSTYQRFIDGFLSSERLHALLEQHGYQLELMPHYNLRAQYADPAIGGDRITVLDGGSSDIQQVMRRCDLFLTDYSSVHFDLAYLGTPMIYTHFDNEEYAAGHAEPSWFDHERDGFGPVTYDLDTTIDAVERYLAAGCVREQKYDDRAQHAFTFHDHDNSRRTVEAIEELIRTRGMS; this is translated from the coding sequence GTGAGCGGCACCGCCCCGGTCCGCCTCGTCGCGGCGAGCCTGCACGGCCTCGACGTCATCGACGGCGGTCGCACCCTCCGGCTGACCGGCACCTGCCGCCGGCCGGGCACGGACGGTGCCGAGCCCCCCGCCGACCAGACGCTCACGCTGCACTGGAGCGCCCCCGACGGCACCGAGGCGGTGCGGGTCGTCACCGAACCGCGCCTGCGCTACGAGGACGGCGCGTACCGGTGGACCGGCTACGTCGCCGACGTGCCCATCGACCGCATCCCCGCCGGCACCACCGGCCTGGAGATCGAGCTGACGGCTCCCGGCGGCGAGCCCTCCCGGGTCGCGGTCCACGCCGCTCCCGGCGCGCTGGCTGCGTCCCGCCCGATCGTCACGTCCGGCAAGCGGCTCCAGCTGTACCCCTCGGCGTCCGAGCTGGCCGAGGTGGTCACCCAGGCGTACCCGGCCGCGTTCGCGGGGATCCGCTGGCGGGCCGGTCGGGCCGTCCGCGCCCTGAAGGACATCGTCCGGCGTCGTCCGTACGCCTTCGTGCAGCCCCTGCGCACCCTCACCCGCCCGTTCTTCCTGGGCCGGGAGATCTGGCTCGTCGGCGAGCGGGCCGACACCGCACGCGACAACGGCTTCCACCTGTTCACGTACCTGCGCCGGGAACGGCCCGACATCCAGGCGTACTACGTGCTGGACCCGTCCAGCGACCGCTTCGAGGAGCTGTCCGCCCTCGGCCGGGTCGTCCGGCACTCGTCGTGGCGCCATCGCGTGCTGATGGTCCAGGCGACGGTGCTCGCGAACGCGTACTCGGTCAAGCACATGCTCCCGAGCCGCTGGAAGAAGCAGCACTACCTGCGCCAGCTCGGCTGGCGCACGGGCGGGGCGTACCGCGTCTACCTCAAGCACGGCGTGCACCTGAACACCAAGGACGTGCGGCGCCGCACCGGCGGCTACGACCTGTTCCTGACCGCGAGCCCGGCCGAGACGCAGGCCGCGCGCGCGACCTCCGGCTACGACCGCCAGATCGCGGAGACCGGCATGCCGCGCTTCGACGCCCTCGTCCCGACCCCGCCGAGCCGGACGATCCTCTACATGCCGACGTGGCGCCGCTACCTCGCCCCGGAGCTGTTCAGCACCGGCTCGAGCGGCGAGATCCCGTTCGGGGGGTCGACCTACCAGCGCTTCATCGACGGCTTCCTGTCCAGCGAGCGTCTGCACGCCCTGCTCGAGCAGCACGGCTACCAGCTGGAGCTCATGCCGCACTACAACCTGCGCGCGCAGTACGCCGACCCGGCCATCGGCGGCGACCGGATCACGGTCCTCGACGGTGGCAGCTCGGACATCCAGCAGGTCATGCGACGGTGCGACCTGTTCCTGACGGACTACTCCTCGGTGCACTTCGACCTGGCCTACCTCGGCACCCCGATGATCTACACGCACTTCGACAACGAGGAGTATGCGGCGGGGCACGCCGAGCCGTCGTGGTTCGACCACGAGCGCGACGGGTTCGGCCCGGTGACGTACGACCTGGACACGACGATCGACGCCGTCGAGCGCTACCTCGCAGCGGGCTGCGTCCGGGAGCAGAAGTACGACGACCGGGCCCAGCACGCGTTCACGTTCCACGACCACGACAACTCCCGCCGCACGGTCGAGGCCATCGAGGAGCTCATCCGCACCCGCGGGATGAGCTGA